One part of the Anaerolineae bacterium genome encodes these proteins:
- a CDS encoding bifunctional acetate--CoA ligase family protein/GNAT family N-acetyltransferase: MAELTSNHIAEPVIDPTGDLIYRGRGRKALDSIFAPRNVAVIGASERVGSVGRTILWNLISSPFGGTVFPVNPKRNSVLGIRAYPDVKSVPEKIDLAVIVTPAPTIPALIQECADLGIPGAIIISAGFKETGAAGAALEQEILKIARSSGMRIIGPNCLGVMSPVSGLNATFAAGMARPGNIGFISQSGALCTAVLDWSLQENVGFSHFVSIGSMLDVNWGDLIYYLGDDPRTGAIVIYMETIGDARSFLSAAREVAITKPIVVIKPGRTAAAAKAAASHTGSLTGSDDVLDAAFERCGVVRVNDIAELFAMAETLAKQPRPRGPHLTIVTNAGGPGVLATDALITSGGKLTEISEATMAELNAFLPAAWSHNNPIDVLGDAEPERYARTLEIAGHDENADGLLVILTPQDMTDPTRTAEALRPYASIEGKPVLASWMGGASIAAGEDILNRAGISTFEYPDAAARAFSYLWKYSDNLNVLYETPTFSFATTGKDAPDRASAAKIIEAARAQGRTILTEAESKQILAYYGISTIPIRVCPTADDAVKAAEELGYPVVVKIHSETITHKTDVGGVKLNIQNADAVREAYESIRDAVYTRARKEDFLGVTVQPMVKLSGYEVIIGSTIDPQFGPVMLFGTGGSLVEVYKDSALGLPPLTNTLARRMMEKTKIFTALKGVRGQPPVDIDALAELLVRYSQLITEQKWIKETDINPLLASPEHLIALDARIVLHDPEITEDQLPKLAIRPYPYQYVQPWQSNGGEQIMIRPIRPEDEPLIAKFHESLSERTVYLRYLQLMNLNQRIAHSRLSRICFNDYDREIALVAETTTGREPTILGVARLSKLHGTDEARFAMIITDIYQGKGLGSELLRRLIGIARDEKLSRLVALVSPDNTGMLRLLNKLGFKVSAEPDENNLLFASLEL; encoded by the coding sequence ATGGCGGAGTTGACCAGCAACCATATTGCCGAACCGGTGATTGACCCCACCGGCGACCTGATTTACCGCGGTCGTGGCCGCAAGGCCCTGGATTCCATCTTTGCCCCGCGCAATGTGGCCGTGATCGGCGCCAGCGAGCGCGTGGGCAGCGTGGGCCGTACCATCCTGTGGAACCTGATCAGCAGCCCCTTTGGTGGGACTGTCTTCCCGGTCAACCCCAAGCGTAACAGTGTGCTGGGCATCCGCGCCTATCCGGACGTCAAATCCGTGCCGGAGAAGATTGATCTGGCGGTGATCGTCACCCCGGCGCCGACCATCCCCGCCCTGATTCAGGAATGCGCTGACCTGGGCATCCCCGGTGCGATCATCATCTCCGCTGGTTTTAAGGAAACCGGTGCGGCGGGCGCAGCCCTGGAGCAGGAGATCCTCAAGATCGCACGCAGTAGTGGGATGCGCATCATCGGCCCGAACTGCCTGGGTGTGATGAGTCCCGTCAGTGGTCTGAACGCTACCTTTGCTGCCGGGATGGCCCGCCCTGGCAACATCGGCTTCATCAGCCAGAGCGGCGCGCTGTGTACCGCTGTGCTGGACTGGAGCCTGCAGGAGAACGTCGGCTTCAGCCATTTTGTATCGATCGGCTCGATGCTGGATGTCAACTGGGGTGACCTGATCTACTACCTGGGCGACGACCCGCGCACCGGCGCGATCGTGATCTACATGGAGACGATCGGCGACGCCCGTTCGTTCCTCTCCGCTGCCCGTGAAGTCGCCATCACCAAGCCGATCGTGGTCATCAAACCGGGTCGTACCGCCGCCGCCGCCAAGGCTGCGGCTTCCCATACCGGTTCGTTGACCGGCTCTGACGACGTGCTTGATGCGGCCTTTGAACGCTGTGGCGTGGTGCGTGTCAACGACATCGCCGAGCTATTCGCCATGGCCGAGACGCTCGCCAAGCAACCGCGCCCGCGCGGTCCGCACCTGACCATCGTCACCAATGCGGGTGGCCCTGGCGTGCTGGCGACCGATGCCCTGATCACCAGCGGCGGCAAGCTGACCGAAATCTCCGAGGCGACGATGGCGGAACTGAACGCCTTCCTGCCCGCCGCCTGGAGCCACAATAACCCGATCGACGTGCTGGGTGATGCTGAACCGGAACGTTACGCCCGCACGCTGGAAATCGCCGGCCATGACGAGAACGCGGACGGCCTGCTGGTCATCCTCACCCCGCAGGATATGACCGATCCCACCCGCACTGCCGAGGCGCTCAGACCTTATGCCAGTATCGAGGGCAAGCCCGTGCTGGCGAGCTGGATGGGCGGGGCCAGTATTGCCGCCGGTGAGGATATCCTCAACCGGGCTGGCATCTCCACCTTTGAGTATCCCGACGCCGCTGCGCGCGCTTTCTCCTACCTGTGGAAGTACAGCGACAACCTGAACGTCCTCTATGAGACGCCGACGTTCTCCTTTGCCACCACTGGCAAAGATGCACCCGACCGGGCCAGTGCCGCGAAGATCATCGAAGCCGCCCGCGCACAGGGACGCACTATCCTGACCGAGGCGGAATCCAAGCAGATTCTGGCCTACTACGGCATTTCGACCATCCCAATCCGCGTCTGCCCCACGGCTGACGACGCCGTCAAGGCTGCCGAGGAACTGGGCTACCCCGTAGTCGTCAAGATTCACTCGGAGACGATCACCCATAAGACCGATGTCGGCGGTGTCAAGCTGAACATCCAGAACGCCGACGCCGTGCGCGAGGCTTACGAGAGCATCCGCGACGCCGTCTATACCCGCGCCCGCAAGGAGGACTTCCTGGGTGTAACCGTCCAGCCGATGGTCAAACTGAGCGGCTATGAGGTCATCATCGGCAGCACCATCGACCCGCAGTTTGGACCGGTGATGCTCTTCGGCACCGGCGGCTCGCTGGTGGAAGTCTACAAAGACAGCGCTCTGGGCCTGCCTCCGCTAACCAATACCCTGGCCCGGCGCATGATGGAAAAGACCAAGATCTTCACCGCTCTCAAGGGTGTTCGCGGCCAGCCGCCGGTCGATATTGATGCTCTGGCAGAATTGCTTGTCCGTTACAGCCAGCTCATCACCGAGCAAAAATGGATCAAGGAGACCGACATCAACCCGCTGCTGGCTTCCCCGGAGCACCTGATTGCGCTGGATGCGCGGATTGTCCTGCACGACCCGGAGATCACGGAAGATCAGTTGCCCAAGCTGGCCATCCGCCCCTATCCGTACCAGTATGTCCAGCCCTGGCAATCGAACGGCGGCGAACAGATCATGATCCGGCCCATCCGCCCGGAAGACGAGCCATTGATCGCCAAGTTCCATGAGTCGCTCTCCGAGCGTACGGTTTACCTGCGCTACCTGCAGTTGATGAATCTCAACCAGCGCATCGCTCACAGCCGCCTGTCGCGTATCTGCTTCAATGACTACGACCGCGAGATCGCGCTGGTGGCGGAAACGACCACTGGTCGGGAGCCGACCATCCTGGGGGTAGCCCGCCTGAGCAAATTGCACGGCACGGATGAAGCCCGCTTCGCCATGATCATCACCGACATCTACCAGGGCAAGGGCCTCGGCTCCGAACTGCTCAGACGTCTGATCGGCATCGCCCGCGATGAAAAGCTCAGCCGCCTGGTGGCGCTGGTCTCCCCGGATAACACAGGTATGTTGCGCTTGCTGAATAAGCTCGGTTTCAAGGTTTCTGCGGAACCGGACGAAAACAACCTGCTCTTTGCCTCGCTGGAACTATGA
- a CDS encoding beta-glucosidase, which yields MTLEEKLAQIGCVWSRELMEGRQFSAERARGPLAHGIGQVTRVGGATSLLPGEVAAFINALQRYLVEQTRLGIPAIVHEESLAGYLARGATCFPQAIGLAATWNPVLATQIADVIRQQLLAVGARHALAPVLDIARDPRWGRTEETLGEDPYLVSAMGAAYVRGLQSDDLRRGIAATGKHFVGYGASEGGMNWAPAHIPPRELREVYVRPFEVAIKEAGLATIMNGYHELDGLPCGCSRPLLIDLLRGELGFDGAIVSDYNAIVNLATYHHVAADRAEAARLALQAGMDCELPASDCYGQPLQEALAAGRIDMALVDAAVTNMLRLKFRLGLFEHPYADAGAAATVFDTPAQRALARRAAAESIVLLKNEGGLLPLPRTLGAIAVIGPAADSIRLLQGDYHYPGHLEVMSRQEEGTPGAVPALPWANEPGLAYEDYFVPMVTVLDGIRAAVAEGTRVLYAPGCGVTDPATDGFAEAVAAARAADVVVVVVGDKAGLTPDCTSGEAVDRLDLGLPGVQQQLVEAVAATGTPTIVVLINGRPLALPWIAAHIPAIVEAWLPGEEGGAAVADVLFGAVNPAGRLPVSLPHHVGQVPVYYNHKPSGGRSHWYGDYRDGSPAPLFPFGYGLSYTTFAYDSLRIEPEQVPAGGTFTVRVEVHNTGPRTGDEVVQLYVRDTVASVTRPVKELKGFARVTLQPGERKTVTFTLDTALLAFYDADMHFVVEPGTIEIMVGSSSEDIRLRGMLTITGTVTDVSARRAYLSRVEIN from the coding sequence ATGACGCTGGAAGAAAAGCTGGCCCAGATTGGCTGTGTCTGGTCGCGCGAACTGATGGAAGGTCGCCAGTTTTCGGCGGAGCGCGCCCGCGGCCCGCTGGCGCACGGCATCGGCCAGGTCACCCGGGTTGGTGGCGCGACTTCCCTCCTGCCCGGTGAGGTTGCCGCCTTCATCAACGCTCTCCAGCGCTACCTGGTTGAACAGACTCGCCTGGGCATCCCGGCCATTGTCCACGAGGAAAGCCTGGCCGGGTACCTGGCCCGCGGCGCAACGTGTTTCCCGCAGGCCATCGGCCTGGCCGCTACCTGGAATCCGGTGTTGGCCACCCAGATCGCGGATGTGATTCGCCAGCAGTTGCTGGCGGTCGGGGCGCGTCACGCCCTGGCGCCCGTGCTGGACATCGCCCGCGACCCGCGCTGGGGCCGCACGGAAGAAACGCTGGGTGAAGACCCTTACCTGGTGAGCGCCATGGGCGCAGCTTATGTGCGCGGCCTGCAGAGCGACGACCTGCGGCGGGGCATCGCCGCGACGGGCAAGCACTTCGTTGGCTACGGAGCTTCTGAAGGCGGCATGAACTGGGCGCCGGCGCACATCCCGCCCCGCGAACTGCGCGAGGTTTATGTCCGCCCGTTTGAAGTCGCCATCAAAGAGGCCGGGCTGGCGACGATCATGAACGGCTACCACGAACTGGATGGGTTACCCTGCGGTTGTTCCCGCCCGCTGCTGATTGACCTGCTGCGCGGCGAATTGGGCTTTGATGGCGCTATCGTCTCCGATTACAACGCCATCGTGAACCTGGCGACCTACCACCATGTGGCCGCCGACCGGGCGGAAGCTGCCCGTCTGGCCCTGCAGGCCGGGATGGATTGCGAACTTCCGGCCAGCGACTGCTACGGTCAGCCGCTGCAGGAGGCGCTGGCGGCGGGCCGGATCGACATGGCGCTGGTGGATGCCGCCGTGACCAACATGCTGCGCCTGAAGTTCCGCCTGGGGCTGTTTGAGCATCCGTACGCAGACGCCGGGGCCGCCGCGACCGTCTTTGATACTCCTGCCCAGCGCGCCCTGGCTCGCCGCGCCGCCGCCGAGTCGATTGTCTTGCTCAAGAACGAAGGCGGTCTGTTGCCGCTGCCGCGGACGCTCGGCGCGATCGCTGTGATCGGCCCCGCCGCGGATAGCATCCGCCTGCTGCAGGGCGATTATCACTACCCCGGCCATCTGGAGGTGATGTCGCGCCAGGAGGAGGGCACGCCCGGCGCGGTTCCCGCGCTGCCCTGGGCCAACGAGCCTGGCCTGGCCTACGAGGACTATTTTGTCCCGATGGTTACCGTGCTGGATGGGATCAGGGCGGCAGTGGCGGAAGGCACCCGCGTGCTCTACGCGCCGGGTTGCGGCGTGACCGATCCGGCTACTGATGGCTTTGCAGAGGCGGTTGCCGCGGCACGGGCCGCTGATGTGGTCGTGGTTGTCGTCGGCGACAAAGCTGGCCTGACGCCCGATTGCACCAGCGGCGAAGCCGTGGATCGCCTTGATCTCGGCCTGCCTGGTGTCCAGCAACAACTGGTGGAGGCGGTGGCGGCAACCGGCACGCCGACCATCGTCGTGCTGATCAATGGCCGTCCACTGGCCCTGCCCTGGATCGCCGCGCATATCCCGGCCATTGTGGAGGCCTGGCTGCCGGGCGAGGAAGGCGGAGCGGCAGTGGCTGATGTGCTGTTCGGGGCGGTCAATCCAGCGGGTCGGCTGCCCGTCTCGCTGCCGCATCATGTGGGCCAGGTGCCGGTTTACTACAATCACAAGCCTTCCGGCGGGCGCTCCCACTGGTACGGCGATTACCGCGACGGCAGCCCTGCGCCACTCTTCCCCTTCGGGTACGGCCTGAGCTATACCACCTTCGCCTATGACTCCCTGCGCATCGAGCCGGAACAGGTCCCGGCAGGGGGGACATTCACCGTCCGTGTGGAGGTGCACAACACCGGGCCGCGCACCGGCGATGAGGTGGTGCAGCTTTACGTGCGGGATACAGTGGCCAGTGTCACCCGTCCGGTCAAAGAACTGAAGGGCTTCGCCCGCGTGACGCTCCAGCCGGGGGAGCGCAAGACGGTCACCTTCACGCTGGATACGGCCCTGCTGGCCTTTTACGACGCAGATATGCACTTTGTGGTGGAACCAGGCACGATCGAGATCATGGTCGGCAGCTCGTCGGAGGACATCCGGCTGCGGGGGATGCTGACGATCACCGGCACGGTGACCGATGTCAGCGCCCGCCGGGCTTACCTGAGCCGGGTCGAGATCAACTGA
- a CDS encoding DNA alkylation repair protein, producing the protein MARWRARRDPANYRQAPDGSRWLAVPITRAIAREYYGAVARLPRPELFALCEALLDSGDDAERTIAFDWAYRRRRDLLPDDFERFDGWLERYVADWGGCDDFCTHAFGCLLYSCPDLQPRTLSWTASPNRWRRRAAAVILLYGLRRGTFLEEAFRIADALLTDPDDMVQKGYGWLLKEASNCNAGQVLAFVLARKDRMPRTALRYAIEKLPPEWHNEAMAQ; encoded by the coding sequence GTGGCGCGCTGGCGCGCGCGCCGCGACCCGGCTAACTACCGGCAGGCACCCGACGGATCGCGCTGGCTGGCCGTGCCAATCACTCGCGCCATCGCCAGGGAATACTACGGCGCAGTGGCCCGGTTGCCCCGCCCTGAGCTGTTCGCCCTGTGCGAAGCCCTGCTTGATTCTGGCGACGACGCTGAACGCACGATCGCCTTTGACTGGGCTTACCGTCGTCGCCGCGACCTCCTGCCGGATGACTTCGAGCGCTTTGACGGCTGGCTGGAGCGTTACGTGGCCGACTGGGGCGGCTGTGATGATTTTTGCACCCACGCCTTCGGTTGCCTGCTCTATAGCTGTCCCGATCTTCAGCCGCGCACCCTGTCCTGGACGGCGTCGCCCAACCGGTGGCGGCGACGGGCGGCAGCGGTGATCCTGCTCTACGGCCTGCGACGCGGGACCTTCCTTGAGGAAGCCTTCCGCATCGCTGACGCTTTGCTGACCGATCCGGACGATATGGTGCAAAAAGGGTATGGCTGGCTGCTCAAAGAAGCGAGCAACTGCAACGCCGGGCAGGTCTTGGCCTTTGTGCTGGCTCGCAAAGACCGGATGCCGCGCACTGCGCTCCGTTACGCCATCGAAAAGCTGCCTCCTGAGTGGCATAACGAGGCGATGGCCCAATGA
- a CDS encoding ClbS/DfsB family four-helix bundle protein, with product MISNTQMDRQRLLELNRVEHEFLRRTVDALTDSRRVEPGVIGQWSPKDILAHVVFWEQRFLSWVRQAEAGEPVDRPAEGYTWDDLDRLNASNYEANRDRSYTDVLAEFERSFHEFNSMLRMLPEAALFTPGYYAFTREYPLWQQAAANGFEHYREHALEIRKWAGGA from the coding sequence ATGATCAGCAATACGCAGATGGACAGGCAGCGGTTACTGGAGCTGAACCGTGTCGAGCATGAGTTTTTACGCCGCACGGTTGACGCCCTGACCGACTCCCGCCGGGTGGAACCGGGCGTGATCGGTCAGTGGTCGCCCAAAGACATTCTGGCACATGTGGTCTTCTGGGAGCAGCGCTTCCTTTCCTGGGTGCGCCAGGCCGAGGCCGGGGAGCCGGTTGATCGCCCGGCGGAAGGCTACACCTGGGATGATCTGGATCGGCTCAACGCCAGCAACTACGAGGCCAACCGCGACCGTTCCTACACCGACGTGTTGGCGGAATTTGAGCGTTCCTTCCACGAGTTCAACAGCATGCTGAGGATGCTGCCGGAAGCGGCGCTGTTCACGCCCGGCTACTACGCCTTCACGCGGGAGTATCCGCTGTGGCAACAGGCCGCCGCCAACGGCTTCGAGCATTACCGGGAGCACGCGTTGGAAATCCGCAAGTGGGCGGGCGGGGCATGA
- a CDS encoding SH3 domain-containing protein: MFKRALILAMLAMIAAALVIPALPPPAIQAQGAVTVTPNRPYINVRLWPAIGATVIGSMAPGDVMTATGRTVDGDWVRIDFRGQEGWVALLVVDVTGDVNTLPLADPRSIPYNSSIVPYAGGGSAEGPLYGRLEVSGARMRAGPSLAYPVMQNLPRYAEFPITGRVASNDWLQISWQGLIGWISIEAVTLYSDSGATIDAVPIVPPAAVTGVRLSDASARDRYLLVDEIRRTMDRAGATADVIDGAWAALTEGRWPAACSAPPLVEEYFLHAVGRNDNPDLVQAVLRLNQGIADINFSVQSYLDACINGQASLTAAIIDVGRAAIVRAREAIADAEFRITSSKAVQVLALNAHINYAQDQFERIEAIWLDVRLGVVGAPPCANLPQQPPDYGLTEWERTTYPDLIPAVDRLNQGLAVLRQAIGLWKDVCDQYNSVRGYTMPPEVGAQGYNLMQEARTILTDVRTTYLTALYSAPDFIIPAPTNTPDPTIQAILHAPYTPTPEPTATPGYSFSAGGSLTRSTIHPGCTWFGIAGQVFNSDGSPRPATLVRVYGPGLDRYVLSGSDPRYGAAGFEVPVRPDAAQLNTWYARIVDGYGNPLSPEVPITFSGGCEMNVALLTFAQYR, from the coding sequence ATGTTCAAACGGGCGCTGATACTTGCCATGCTGGCTATGATCGCCGCCGCGCTGGTCATCCCTGCCCTGCCGCCGCCCGCCATCCAGGCGCAGGGGGCGGTGACGGTCACGCCCAACCGGCCGTACATCAATGTCCGCCTGTGGCCGGCCATCGGGGCCACCGTGATCGGCAGCATGGCCCCCGGCGATGTGATGACCGCCACCGGACGCACGGTCGATGGTGACTGGGTACGCATCGACTTCCGCGGGCAGGAAGGCTGGGTGGCCCTGCTGGTCGTGGACGTGACCGGCGATGTGAATACGCTGCCCCTGGCCGACCCGCGCAGCATCCCCTATAACAGCAGCATTGTCCCCTACGCTGGCGGCGGCAGCGCCGAAGGGCCGCTTTATGGGCGGCTGGAGGTTTCCGGGGCGCGGATGCGGGCCGGCCCCAGCCTGGCTTACCCGGTTATGCAGAACCTGCCGCGCTATGCCGAATTCCCGATCACTGGCCGGGTGGCCAGCAATGACTGGCTGCAAATCTCCTGGCAGGGTCTGATCGGCTGGATCAGCATCGAAGCGGTCACGCTCTACAGCGACAGCGGCGCGACGATCGACGCTGTGCCGATTGTGCCCCCGGCGGCGGTAACCGGCGTGCGGCTCTCCGACGCCAGCGCCCGCGACCGCTACCTGCTGGTGGACGAAATCCGGCGTACGATGGATCGCGCCGGGGCCACTGCCGATGTGATTGATGGCGCCTGGGCGGCGCTGACGGAAGGCCGCTGGCCGGCGGCCTGTTCCGCGCCCCCGCTGGTGGAGGAATACTTCCTCCATGCGGTCGGGCGCAACGATAACCCCGACCTGGTGCAGGCCGTGCTGCGCCTCAACCAGGGCATCGCCGACATCAACTTCAGCGTGCAGAGCTACCTGGACGCCTGCATCAACGGCCAGGCCAGCCTGACCGCCGCGATCATCGACGTCGGGCGGGCGGCGATCGTCCGCGCCCGCGAGGCCATCGCCGATGCCGAGTTCCGTATCACCAGCAGCAAGGCTGTGCAGGTGCTGGCGCTCAACGCCCATATCAACTACGCTCAGGATCAGTTCGAGCGCATTGAGGCGATCTGGCTGGACGTGCGGCTGGGCGTGGTCGGCGCGCCGCCCTGCGCCAACCTGCCGCAACAGCCGCCGGATTACGGCCTGACTGAATGGGAACGGACAACTTACCCGGACCTGATTCCCGCCGTTGACCGCCTGAACCAGGGCCTGGCCGTGCTGCGGCAGGCGATCGGCCTGTGGAAGGACGTCTGCGACCAGTATAACAGCGTCCGCGGCTACACCATGCCGCCGGAAGTCGGGGCACAGGGCTACAACCTGATGCAGGAAGCGCGCACGATCCTCACTGACGTGCGCACCACTTACCTGACCGCGCTCTACAGCGCGCCGGATTTCATCATCCCTGCGCCAACCAACACCCCTGATCCAACCATCCAGGCCATCCTGCACGCGCCCTACACGCCCACGCCGGAGCCGACAGCCACGCCGGGCTACAGCTTCAGCGCTGGCGGCAGCCTGACGCGCAGCACCATCCACCCCGGCTGCACCTGGTTCGGGATTGCCGGGCAGGTCTTCAACAGCGACGGCAGCCCGCGCCCGGCCACGCTGGTGCGCGTCTATGGGCCGGGGCTGGATCGCTACGTCCTCAGTGGCAGCGATCCGCGCTACGGCGCCGCCGGGTTTGAGGTGCCGGTGCGCCCGGATGCGGCACAGCTCAACACGTGGTACGCGCGGATTGTGGACGGCTACGGCAACCCGCTCTCGCCAGAAGTGCCGATCACGTTCAGTGGCGGCTGCGAGATGAACGTGGCCCTGCTGACATTTGCGCAGTATCGGTGA
- a CDS encoding SH3 domain-containing protein codes for MRKEMFPPRLILPALLALLLAGAILIPALSGRAQDFGVTVTPDRDRINVRIAPALGHEVIGVLERGQVVNATGRSGNGRWYRIDFFGQEGWVERTVVIVTGDVSVLPLGDPPIAPFDLGDGPRAGPSNAAGNATIRLPESGIRLRAGPSEAYFMITNVPRYEMLAVTGRSPTGGWLQVNFRGTLGWIANLGPKFIEWWNGSLESVPVWGVVADGPPVNQPETGPSATRDALMTAMLLHIDISTRNLDLITGVWNTIALTGQQSCILNIARPQPYIPREGDLMEYPELVPLVATLNEGLEETGRAIDLWHEWCRLRQLDYPGAQSLLQTALPTLQNARRGFEEARAQILALGLLPTPTPLPPEITPAAPGATVTPEFPLLPDLMAFGLEGNRVVFVPQFTHPELGCGWQGLGGQVVGMSGEPLIGFTVRLEGVTDPSVRLETVTGTATAYGPSGWEIKVADGPNSHVFRVTIFQGARRVSDPKLVAFPNDCQRNLGIMNFVQLTPLR; via the coding sequence ATGCGTAAAGAGATGTTCCCCCCTCGACTGATCCTCCCGGCCCTGCTGGCCCTCCTGCTGGCGGGGGCGATCCTCATCCCGGCGCTGAGCGGGCGTGCCCAGGATTTCGGCGTGACTGTCACCCCCGACCGCGACCGGATCAACGTCCGCATCGCCCCGGCCCTCGGCCATGAGGTGATCGGCGTGCTGGAGCGCGGGCAGGTGGTCAACGCCACCGGGCGCAGCGGCAACGGCCGCTGGTACCGCATCGACTTCTTCGGGCAGGAAGGCTGGGTGGAGCGCACCGTGGTGATCGTCACGGGCGATGTCAGCGTCCTGCCGCTGGGCGACCCGCCGATCGCCCCCTTTGACCTGGGCGACGGCCCGCGCGCCGGTCCGAGCAATGCCGCCGGCAACGCCACCATCCGCCTGCCGGAAAGCGGCATCCGTCTGCGGGCCGGCCCCAGCGAAGCCTACTTCATGATCACCAATGTGCCGCGCTATGAGATGCTGGCTGTGACCGGTCGCTCGCCCACCGGCGGCTGGCTGCAGGTCAACTTCCGGGGCACGCTGGGCTGGATCGCCAACCTGGGGCCGAAATTCATCGAATGGTGGAATGGCAGCCTGGAGAGCGTGCCGGTGTGGGGCGTGGTGGCCGATGGCCCGCCTGTCAACCAGCCGGAGACCGGCCCCTCCGCTACCCGCGACGCGCTGATGACGGCCATGCTGCTGCACATCGACATCAGCACCCGGAACCTCGACCTGATCACCGGCGTCTGGAACACCATCGCGCTGACCGGCCAGCAGTCCTGTATCCTCAATATCGCCCGCCCGCAGCCTTACATCCCCCGCGAGGGCGACCTGATGGAATACCCGGAGCTGGTCCCCCTGGTGGCCACGCTCAACGAAGGGCTGGAAGAGACCGGGCGGGCCATCGATCTGTGGCATGAGTGGTGCCGCCTGCGCCAGCTGGATTACCCCGGCGCGCAATCGCTGCTCCAGACGGCGCTGCCAACGCTACAGAACGCCCGGCGCGGCTTTGAAGAGGCGCGGGCGCAAATCCTGGCCCTGGGCCTGCTGCCCACGCCAACCCCGCTCCCGCCGGAGATCACGCCTGCCGCGCCCGGCGCGACGGTCACGCCGGAATTCCCCCTGCTGCCGGACCTGATGGCCTTTGGCCTGGAAGGCAACCGGGTAGTCTTTGTCCCGCAGTTTACCCATCCGGAGCTGGGTTGCGGCTGGCAGGGGCTGGGCGGGCAGGTCGTCGGTATGAGCGGTGAACCGTTGATCGGCTTCACGGTGCGCCTGGAAGGGGTGACCGATCCTTCTGTGCGGCTGGAGACGGTGACCGGCACGGCGACGGCTTACGGGCCTTCCGGCTGGGAGATCAAGGTAGCTGATGGCCCCAATAGCCATGTCTTCCGCGTGACGATCTTCCAGGGGGCACGGCGCGTTTCCGATCCGAAGCTGGTGGCCTTCCCTAACGATTGCCAGCGCAACCTGGGGATCATGAACTTCGTGCAATTGACGCCGCTACGTTAG
- a CDS encoding MBL fold metallo-hydrolase: MQEIAERIVVSSEFRRITVGAIATGSGVICVDVPPFPADARRWRSELLEHFKQPIYAVVLTDAQRDRLLGLHWFEEAIIVAHDAVMAAMRLLPQGFVDQSADLLAANSDERFSFLGVRLYYPRVTFSTRLTLHCGAAAIPIMAMPGPTPGNVWIHLPDQRVVFTGDSVVVGTPPYMSRPQSKAWLDSLTLLRRPRFAADVIVPGRGPLTTKEATQPLSEFLRYVRRRVQNLYRAGRGRAEVLNLLPEVLALLEIPPGEADDVERRIRAGLDAIYDEFVAEEHHDHAHTPPSPPE, from the coding sequence ATGCAGGAGATCGCCGAGAGGATTGTTGTCTCCAGCGAGTTTCGCCGGATCACGGTCGGCGCGATCGCCACGGGGAGCGGCGTGATCTGCGTGGATGTGCCGCCCTTCCCGGCGGATGCCCGCCGCTGGCGTTCCGAGCTACTGGAACATTTCAAGCAGCCGATCTACGCCGTCGTCCTGACCGATGCCCAGCGCGACCGGTTGCTGGGCCTGCACTGGTTCGAGGAAGCGATCATCGTCGCCCATGACGCGGTGATGGCCGCCATGCGCCTGTTGCCGCAGGGCTTTGTCGACCAGTCAGCTGACCTGCTGGCAGCAAACAGCGATGAACGCTTTTCTTTCCTTGGCGTGCGGCTGTACTACCCCCGCGTGACCTTCAGCACCCGCCTGACCCTGCACTGCGGCGCGGCGGCCATCCCGATCATGGCTATGCCCGGCCCGACGCCCGGCAATGTCTGGATCCACCTGCCAGATCAGCGGGTGGTCTTTACCGGGGACAGTGTGGTAGTTGGAACGCCGCCGTACATGAGCCGCCCGCAGAGCAAAGCCTGGCTGGATAGCCTGACTCTGTTGCGGCGACCCCGCTTCGCGGCGGATGTGATTGTGCCGGGGCGCGGCCCGCTGACCACCAAAGAAGCCACCCAGCCGCTTTCGGAGTTCCTGCGCTATGTGCGACGCCGGGTGCAGAACCTCTACCGCGCCGGGCGGGGACGCGCCGAAGTGCTGAATCTGCTGCCGGAAGTGCTGGCCCTGCTGGAAATTCCACCCGGTGAGGCGGATGATGTCGAGCGGCGCATCCGCGCCGGACTGGACGCGATCTACGACGAGTTCGTGGCCGAGGAGCACCATGACCACGCTCACACCCCGCCGTCACCTCCGGAGTGA